A region from the Nonlabens sp. YIK11 genome encodes:
- a CDS encoding Lacal_2735 family protein, whose translation MFGLFNKKSEAEKLQEQYKKLMADYHRLSSTDRAASDAAYAKADEISKKLDLLDKK comes from the coding sequence ATGTTCGGATTATTCAATAAGAAGTCAGAAGCTGAAAAATTACAGGAGCAGTACAAAAAATTGATGGCAGATTATCACCGCCTATCTTCTACAGATCGTGCTGCCAGTGACGCGGCCTATGCAAAGGCTGATGAGATTTCCAAAAAACTGGATTTACTGGACAAGAAATAG
- a CDS encoding heavy metal translocating P-type ATPase yields the protein MKHSYTIKGMTCNGCRTHVEQVLNNVEGVISATVDLESETARIEMKRHINLDTFQKALPEKYTIQQKQETNVFANSSIETSTNEPSKLKQLQPLLIILGYITIATVLLNYSRDSWSTAMLDFMGLFFIVFSFFKILDLKGFPASFSMYDPLARVLPAYGWIYPFIETALGLMFLMRFEIDIALIATLVVLGITTIGVSKTLLDKKSIQCACLGTALKLPMTEATFIENAIMIVMAVLMLVM from the coding sequence ATGAAACATTCCTATACTATCAAAGGCATGACCTGCAATGGCTGTCGTACCCATGTCGAGCAAGTTCTCAATAATGTAGAAGGTGTTATTAGTGCCACTGTAGATCTTGAAAGTGAGACTGCTCGTATTGAAATGAAGCGTCATATAAATCTAGACACCTTTCAAAAAGCACTTCCAGAAAAATATACCATACAGCAAAAACAGGAAACCAATGTTTTTGCCAACAGTTCTATTGAGACCAGTACCAATGAGCCATCAAAATTAAAGCAGCTGCAACCGCTCCTTATAATTTTGGGATATATCACTATTGCTACCGTATTACTCAATTATTCCAGAGATTCCTGGAGCACGGCAATGCTGGATTTTATGGGACTGTTTTTTATCGTATTTAGTTTTTTCAAAATCCTGGATCTAAAAGGTTTCCCTGCAAGCTTTAGTATGTACGATCCGCTGGCTAGAGTCCTTCCAGCATATGGATGGATCTATCCATTTATTGAAACCGCATTGGGTTTGATGTTCCTGATGCGTTTTGAGATCGATATCGCTTTGATCGCAACGCTCGTGGTGCTGGGAATAACGACTATAGGAGTATCTAAAACACTTTTGGATAAAAAGTCCATTCAGTGCGCTTGTCTGGGCACGGCGCTCAAACTTCCCATGACTGAGGCAACCTTTATTGAAAATGCCATTATGATTGTCATGGCTGTATTGATGCTCGTGATGTAG
- the folP gene encoding dihydropteroate synthase → MSTINCAGKLIDLSTPHVMGIVNITPDSFYDGGALKSDKDILKQVETMLADGATFIDIGGYSSKPDSEDISAEEEIQRVISVIDLVKKHFPSAVISCDSFRESVIAKALQHGIHIVNDISAGHLDAKMMETVGNAGVPYIMMHMRGTSQTMKSLTDYDDLVLEINQYFAERVHVARASGIKDIIIDPGFGFAKTTQQNFQLLKNLDLLYFHGLPILAGVSRKSMIYKTLGITASEALNGTSALHMKCLDQGAKILRVHDVKEAMEVIQLHQSIQNN, encoded by the coding sequence ATGTCCACGATAAATTGCGCCGGTAAATTGATTGATCTTTCAACACCTCACGTCATGGGCATCGTCAACATCACACCAGATTCCTTTTATGATGGTGGAGCGCTCAAATCTGACAAAGACATTTTGAAACAGGTAGAAACTATGCTGGCAGACGGTGCGACCTTCATCGATATAGGTGGTTATAGCAGCAAGCCTGATAGTGAGGATATTTCAGCCGAAGAAGAGATCCAACGTGTTATTTCGGTCATTGATCTGGTCAAAAAGCATTTTCCTAGCGCCGTGATTAGTTGTGACAGCTTTCGCGAAAGCGTCATAGCAAAAGCACTTCAACACGGTATTCACATCGTCAATGATATAAGCGCAGGACATCTGGATGCCAAGATGATGGAAACCGTAGGCAACGCAGGCGTGCCATACATCATGATGCACATGCGCGGCACATCGCAGACCATGAAATCCCTAACCGACTATGACGATCTAGTTCTAGAGATCAACCAGTATTTTGCCGAGCGCGTCCACGTTGCCAGAGCTTCCGGCATAAAAGACATCATTATAGATCCTGGTTTTGGCTTTGCTAAAACGACCCAACAAAACTTCCAGTTGCTTAAGAATCTAGATCTCTTATATTTTCACGGTCTTCCCATTCTTGCAGGTGTATCGCGCAAATCCATGATCTATAAAACCCTAGGAATTACTGCTAGCGAGGCGCTCAATGGCACCAGTGCCCTACACATGAAATGTCTGGATCAAGGCGCCAAAATTCTAAGAGTTCACGATGTCAAGGAAGCTATGGAAGTGATACAATTGCATCAATCCATTCAAAATAATTAA
- the rlmF gene encoding 23S rRNA (adenine(1618)-N(6))-methyltransferase RlmF produces the protein MHLRNVHRYGYDFVKLAEAHPALESHFTKTPDGATTIDFSKPDSILEFNTALLKHHYNVRYWKLPAGSLYPPIPGRADYIHHIADLIGKGQKTGLDIGCGASAIYPILGNAIYDYKMVGSDVDEQSIAHAKDNTLKNAAVEIRHQQDRSNILQGIIKDGETFDFVMCNPPFYASAEEAEKENLKKQRKLGTVEESRNFAGMSHELWCNGGEALFVKRLIKESADFKEQVGWFTGLLSRKRNLPKLQKLATKLNAEVKVIPMQTGNKESRILAWKFGN, from the coding sequence ATGCATTTAAGAAACGTTCACAGGTACGGTTATGATTTTGTCAAACTAGCCGAAGCCCATCCAGCACTGGAATCCCATTTTACCAAAACACCTGACGGAGCCACCACCATTGATTTCAGCAAGCCGGACTCCATCCTGGAATTCAATACTGCGCTGCTCAAGCACCATTATAATGTGCGTTACTGGAAATTGCCGGCCGGCAGCCTCTATCCACCTATTCCTGGACGTGCAGATTACATCCACCACATTGCAGACCTGATAGGCAAAGGTCAGAAAACGGGTCTGGATATAGGCTGCGGCGCCAGTGCGATCTATCCCATTCTGGGCAATGCGATTTATGATTATAAAATGGTAGGCAGCGATGTAGATGAGCAAAGTATCGCTCATGCAAAAGATAACACCCTTAAAAATGCCGCGGTTGAAATACGACACCAACAGGATCGATCCAACATATTGCAGGGCATCATCAAGGATGGTGAAACTTTTGACTTTGTGATGTGCAATCCACCATTCTATGCCAGCGCCGAGGAAGCCGAAAAGGAAAATCTGAAAAAACAACGCAAACTAGGTACCGTGGAAGAAAGCCGCAATTTTGCCGGTATGTCGCACGAGCTGTGGTGCAACGGTGGCGAGGCACTTTTTGTAAAACGGCTGATTAAGGAATCTGCAGACTTTAAGGAACAGGTAGGATGGTTTACAGGTCTGCTTTCGCGAAAGCGTAACTTACCAAAACTTCAAAAACTAGCCACAAAACTCAATGCAGAAGTGAAGGTCATTCCCATGCAAACGGGAAACAAGGAAAGCCGCATACTCGCGTGGAAGTTTGGTAATTAA
- a CDS encoding OmpH family outer membrane protein — MKKVLLLLFLVAGTAMAQTGFVQYEAILASMPEVEPIRKELGDLTTKLRTELESAEAKSAEKLQDLQYQAQKPGTTPEQKQGLAQQAQALQQEFANASKAAELQLGAKENDLMKPILTKLNEAIQAVAKEKGLKLVVNASQVVYSEPGANISIDVAKRLGIKIDADGTAAAAGN, encoded by the coding sequence ATGAAAAAAGTACTTTTATTATTATTTTTAGTAGCAGGAACTGCAATGGCACAAACAGGTTTTGTACAGTATGAAGCCATTCTAGCCAGCATGCCAGAAGTAGAACCTATTCGTAAAGAATTAGGAGACCTAACCACAAAATTGCGTACAGAGTTAGAGAGTGCAGAAGCAAAATCTGCTGAAAAACTTCAAGATTTACAATACCAAGCACAAAAGCCAGGTACAACTCCAGAGCAGAAGCAAGGTCTTGCACAACAGGCGCAGGCATTGCAACAAGAGTTTGCCAATGCATCTAAAGCTGCAGAACTTCAATTAGGTGCTAAGGAAAATGACTTAATGAAGCCTATCCTTACTAAGTTGAATGAAGCCATTCAAGCGGTAGCAAAAGAAAAAGGATTAAAATTAGTTGTCAACGCATCTCAGGTAGTTTACTCTGAGCCAGGTGCCAACATCTCTATAGATGTGGCAAAACGTCTAGGTATCAAAATTGATGCTGACGGTACTGCAGCAGCGGCAGGAAACTAA
- a CDS encoding tRNA-binding protein, whose amino-acid sequence MKKNLNWEEFSRIDMRVGTIVGAQLFPEARKPAYKLEIDFGEELGILKTSAQITDHYQPDDLKGRQIIAVVNFPAKQIANFMSECLVLGSVDENNKVILLQPERHAQNGDRVS is encoded by the coding sequence ATGAAGAAAAACCTTAATTGGGAAGAATTTTCTAGAATTGATATGCGCGTCGGCACCATTGTCGGCGCGCAGTTGTTTCCAGAAGCTCGTAAACCGGCCTACAAGTTAGAGATCGACTTTGGTGAAGAGCTGGGAATTCTTAAAACAAGCGCACAAATTACAGACCATTACCAGCCAGATGATCTTAAAGGCAGACAGATCATTGCCGTGGTGAATTTCCCAGCTAAACAGATTGCCAATTTCATGAGCGAATGCCTGGTATTAGGCTCCGTTGATGAGAATAATAAAGTGATTTTATTACAACCAGAACGCCATGCCCAGAATGGTGACCGCGTGAGTTAA
- a CDS encoding DEAD/DEAH box helicase — protein MKHFKELGLKTPLQNGLDDLGFDTMTPIQEEAFPAILSGRDVIGIAQTGTGKTLGYMLPLLHELKYSESLDPRYLILVPTRELVVQVVEQIEAYAKYINVRVIGVYGGTNINTQKKALGDGCDIVVATPGRLYDLIVAQSVKFKFCKKVVIDEVDVMLDLGFRFQLNNIFDHLPTKRQNIMFSATMTDDIEEFIRSFFSNPLKVSIAVSGTPLENIEQSSYPVPNFYTKANLLMHLLSDDTVFSKVLVFVPNKKSADRLQEVMAPHYGKEIAVIHSNKTQNYRLRSIELFDSGTCRILIATDVMARGLDLSKVSHVINLDVPRFPENYMHRIGRTGRAEQKGKSILFFTEEEAQNKKDIETLMNQPIEVLSFPEDVEVSKQKTPEESPVLREIHNPHKTMEEERGDSFHEKKDKNKKENLGGSYRREIAKKYKKPKTRGDKNANRRRKK, from the coding sequence ATGAAACACTTCAAGGAACTAGGTCTAAAAACACCTCTACAGAACGGTCTGGACGATCTAGGCTTTGACACCATGACGCCTATTCAAGAAGAGGCTTTTCCAGCGATTCTATCGGGTCGTGATGTGATAGGTATTGCGCAAACGGGTACTGGTAAGACGTTGGGATATATGTTGCCCTTGTTGCATGAGCTTAAATACAGCGAGAGTCTGGACCCGCGATATTTGATTCTGGTCCCTACACGCGAACTTGTGGTACAGGTCGTAGAGCAAATCGAGGCCTATGCCAAATACATCAATGTACGTGTCATAGGTGTTTATGGTGGTACCAACATCAATACACAGAAAAAAGCCTTAGGCGATGGCTGCGATATCGTGGTCGCCACGCCTGGTAGGTTATATGATTTGATCGTCGCACAGTCCGTTAAATTCAAATTTTGCAAGAAGGTCGTGATTGATGAGGTGGACGTGATGCTGGACCTGGGTTTTAGGTTCCAGCTCAATAATATTTTTGACCATTTACCTACCAAAAGGCAAAACATCATGTTTTCTGCCACCATGACAGATGATATTGAGGAGTTTATAAGATCCTTTTTCTCAAACCCTTTAAAGGTGAGCATAGCAGTTTCAGGAACGCCTTTGGAAAACATCGAGCAATCCAGTTATCCAGTGCCTAATTTTTATACTAAGGCAAACCTACTCATGCATCTACTTTCTGATGATACGGTTTTCTCCAAAGTGTTGGTCTTTGTTCCCAATAAAAAAAGCGCGGATCGTTTACAAGAAGTCATGGCGCCGCATTATGGTAAAGAGATTGCCGTCATACATTCCAATAAAACGCAAAACTACAGGTTGCGCAGTATTGAGTTGTTTGATTCTGGCACCTGTCGCATTTTGATAGCGACAGATGTCATGGCACGTGGACTGGATCTTTCCAAAGTCTCTCACGTTATCAATCTTGACGTCCCTAGGTTTCCAGAGAACTATATGCACCGTATAGGTAGAACCGGTCGCGCAGAACAAAAAGGAAAGTCCATTCTTTTCTTTACTGAGGAAGAAGCCCAAAACAAAAAGGACATTGAAACCTTGATGAATCAACCTATAGAGGTTTTGTCCTTTCCAGAGGATGTTGAGGTATCTAAGCAAAAGACGCCAGAGGAAAGTCCCGTATTGAGAGAAATTCACAATCCACACAAAACCATGGAAGAGGAGCGTGGCGATTCCTTTCACGAGAAGAAAGACAAGAATAAAAAAGAGAACCTGGGCGGTAGTTATCGCCGTGAAATTGCCAAAAAATATAAGAAGCCCAAGACGCGCGGAGACAAAAATGCCAACCGCCGCAGAAAAAAATAA
- a CDS encoding APC family permease — translation MSDEKISLRGAISIGVGGMVGGGIFAVLGLAISLSKGATPVAFLIAGIIALFTAYSYSKLSMAFPDSGGTVKFINEGFGKNTFSGGLNNLLWISYIIMLALYASAFGSYAPNLVSITGDQNIDSHIFITGVVLLGTTINYFSAKLVSTIESYAVIVKVFILLGFIGIGAYGLLDSDHIAQLNPAKWEGAFQVITGGMVIFVAYEGFELIANSVSNMTDPGKNIPKAYFYSVGFVVLLYIAIAVIAVGSLSFEEISQAKDYVLSEVARPSLGQAGFTIMTIAALISTFSAINATLYGGSRVSYKVAKEDELPHEFTAKFWNHPIGLAIICIATLLLANLAELESISTSGSAGFLLLFTVVNYTAYKKRSKLKASSGLTLAGTILCSIAFIVLIVQQSQSNLTGVLIIAGIIAMCFLMEYIYKRSEKKA, via the coding sequence ATGAGCGATGAGAAGATCTCCTTAAGAGGAGCAATTTCAATAGGAGTTGGAGGAATGGTAGGTGGTGGAATTTTTGCCGTTTTAGGTCTGGCCATTTCACTCTCAAAAGGTGCAACACCAGTAGCTTTTCTTATCGCAGGAATCATAGCGTTATTCACCGCATACAGCTATTCAAAATTATCCATGGCTTTTCCAGACAGTGGTGGCACCGTGAAATTTATCAATGAAGGGTTTGGTAAGAACACTTTTAGCGGTGGATTGAACAATCTTCTTTGGATTAGTTACATCATCATGTTGGCATTGTACGCCAGTGCTTTTGGTTCTTATGCGCCTAACTTGGTTTCTATAACAGGCGATCAAAATATCGACTCTCATATATTCATAACAGGCGTTGTTTTATTAGGTACAACGATCAATTATTTTAGCGCTAAACTGGTAAGTACTATAGAAAGCTATGCTGTGATTGTCAAGGTGTTTATCCTTTTGGGTTTTATAGGGATAGGTGCTTATGGACTTTTGGATAGCGATCATATTGCTCAGTTAAACCCGGCTAAATGGGAAGGTGCTTTTCAAGTTATTACAGGTGGTATGGTGATTTTTGTGGCCTACGAGGGATTTGAATTGATAGCTAATTCAGTATCCAACATGACTGATCCAGGAAAAAATATACCCAAGGCCTATTTCTATTCTGTTGGATTTGTGGTATTGCTTTATATCGCTATTGCTGTTATTGCGGTAGGCTCATTATCCTTTGAAGAGATAAGTCAGGCAAAGGATTATGTATTGTCAGAGGTTGCACGTCCATCGTTGGGCCAGGCTGGTTTTACCATTATGACTATTGCTGCACTTATTTCCACGTTCTCGGCAATTAACGCAACTCTTTATGGGGGTTCTAGGGTGAGTTATAAAGTTGCCAAAGAGGATGAATTACCACATGAATTCACCGCAAAATTCTGGAATCATCCCATAGGCCTTGCGATCATTTGTATCGCTACCTTGTTACTCGCAAACCTTGCGGAATTGGAAAGCATTTCCACTTCTGGCAGCGCAGGGTTTCTTCTACTATTTACAGTCGTGAACTACACAGCCTATAAAAAGAGGTCAAAGTTAAAAGCCAGTAGTGGTTTGACCCTTGCAGGAACAATTTTATGTTCAATCGCATTTATTGTCCTGATCGTCCAGCAGTCGCAAAGTAACTTGACGGGTGTATTGATTATTGCTGGTATCATAGCCATGTGCTTTTTAATGGAATATATCTACAAAAGATCTGAAAAGAAAGCGTAG
- the cdaA gene encoding diadenylate cyclase CdaA encodes MELPEFRIIDLVDILLFAALIFYLYRLVKGTAAINIFIGIVIIYLIYEVTLFLKMEMLSRALGAFTGAGVFALIVVFQQELRRFLLMLGSTQFTSKRRFLRQLRFFKEDIDSNSGVVDEIVTACKRMSATKTGALIAIKRDGSLDFLKNSGDTMDIVVNAPIIQSIFYKNSTLHDGAMIIEGNKITATRVILPVSDNRKIPQRFGLRHRAALGLTERSNAMAIIVSEETGQVSLVMDGAFESYEDMDDLADKIKTHLD; translated from the coding sequence ATGGAGTTACCAGAATTTAGAATCATCGACCTTGTGGATATCTTGCTTTTTGCAGCATTGATATTCTACTTGTATAGACTGGTAAAGGGAACCGCGGCGATCAACATCTTCATAGGGATCGTGATCATCTATTTGATCTATGAGGTCACGCTGTTCTTGAAAATGGAAATGTTGTCCAGAGCGTTGGGAGCTTTTACAGGTGCTGGCGTTTTTGCCTTGATCGTGGTGTTCCAGCAAGAATTGAGGCGTTTTTTACTAATGCTGGGCTCCACCCAATTCACTTCTAAAAGAAGGTTTCTAAGACAGCTGCGTTTTTTTAAGGAAGACATAGATTCCAACAGCGGCGTGGTCGATGAAATCGTGACTGCCTGCAAACGTATGAGCGCTACCAAAACTGGTGCCCTGATTGCCATCAAACGCGATGGCTCGCTGGATTTTCTTAAAAATTCTGGAGACACCATGGACATTGTTGTGAATGCACCCATCATCCAAAGCATTTTCTATAAAAACAGTACGTTACACGATGGAGCGATGATCATAGAAGGCAACAAGATTACCGCCACACGGGTCATTTTACCCGTTTCTGACAATAGAAAAATCCCGCAGCGATTTGGGTTGCGTCACCGTGCGGCTTTAGGGCTGACAGAGCGCAGTAACGCCATGGCGATTATCGTGAGTGAAGAAACCGGACAGGTTTCCCTGGTTATGGATGGAGCCTTTGAAAGTTATGAAGATATGGACGATCTAGCAGACAAGATCAAAACACATCTGGACTAA
- a CDS encoding DUF1599 domain-containing protein: MSATSQQYDQVISTCRDLFTKKMADYGSAWRILRLPSLTDQIFIKAQRIRGLQTLAESKVDEGQESEFIGIINYSIMALIQLEKGVVEQPDLNLEQATELYDKHVAITKQLMMDKNHDYGEAWRDMRVSSLTDLILQKLLRVKQIEDNAGKTIVSEGLEANYQDMVNYAVFAMIHLS; this comes from the coding sequence ATGAGCGCCACCAGCCAGCAATATGATCAAGTTATAAGCACGTGTCGGGATCTTTTTACTAAGAAAATGGCAGACTACGGCAGTGCCTGGCGCATCTTGAGACTGCCATCGCTTACAGATCAGATTTTTATCAAGGCGCAACGCATACGCGGCCTACAAACTCTAGCCGAATCCAAAGTGGATGAAGGTCAGGAAAGCGAGTTCATTGGCATCATCAATTATTCCATCATGGCATTGATCCAGCTGGAAAAAGGCGTCGTCGAACAACCAGATCTCAACCTAGAACAAGCCACAGAACTCTATGATAAACACGTCGCGATCACCAAGCAGTTGATGATGGACAAAAACCACGATTATGGCGAGGCCTGGCGCGACATGCGCGTGAGCTCTCTAACCGATTTGATCCTACAAAAATTATTGCGCGTTAAACAAATAGAAGACAATGCCGGCAAAACCATAGTTTCAGAAGGTTTGGAAGCCAACTATCAAGACATGGTCAATTATGCGGTTTTTGCGATGATTCATCTTTCTTAG
- a CDS encoding permease: MNNFLENWGEAAYTSVGFFWMALWAFALGYIISSMIQIFVTEKRMQKTMGGAEGKGVLLGTFFGFISSSCSFAALASTKSIFKKGASFISSMAFLLASTNLVIELGIIISIFLGWQFVVGEYLGGILLILISWLLIRIINPKKLIDKARNNLKDDQDESEEASKDWKKQIVKEESWARVSKKYKMEWQMVWKDVTVGFTIAGIVAAFVPDSFFQTLFINSGPGNTDFSFFEILEHIIVGPVAAFLTFIGSMGNIPLAALLFGKGVSFAGVMAFIFSDLVVFPVLRINARYYGWKMSLFILFLLFTALIGAALTLHYGFDLLNMLPDPSQVKIQDSTYFKIDYTFYLNLTFLVISGYLVYLGFFKKKDVDHNMSEMAPKSALLESIMKFAALACYLWLTGGLITKFFIL; this comes from the coding sequence ATGAATAACTTCCTTGAAAACTGGGGTGAGGCCGCCTACACGTCGGTAGGGTTTTTCTGGATGGCGTTATGGGCTTTTGCATTGGGTTATATCATAAGCAGTATGATCCAAATTTTTGTAACCGAAAAGCGCATGCAAAAGACGATGGGCGGTGCAGAAGGTAAAGGCGTGCTCTTGGGAACTTTTTTTGGATTTATAAGCAGTTCCTGCAGCTTTGCTGCACTGGCATCTACTAAGTCCATTTTTAAAAAAGGTGCCAGCTTTATATCCAGCATGGCGTTTTTATTAGCATCGACTAATCTTGTGATCGAGCTGGGAATCATCATCTCCATATTTTTGGGATGGCAGTTTGTTGTAGGTGAGTATTTGGGTGGTATTCTTTTAATCCTGATAAGTTGGTTGCTTATCAGGATTATAAACCCTAAAAAACTTATTGATAAAGCCCGCAACAATCTAAAGGACGATCAAGACGAATCTGAAGAAGCTTCAAAAGATTGGAAAAAGCAGATCGTAAAAGAGGAAAGTTGGGCACGCGTTTCCAAAAAATACAAAATGGAATGGCAAATGGTCTGGAAAGATGTTACAGTAGGCTTTACGATTGCGGGAATCGTGGCGGCCTTTGTTCCAGATTCATTTTTCCAAACACTGTTCATCAATAGCGGTCCCGGCAATACTGATTTTAGTTTTTTTGAAATTTTGGAACACATCATCGTTGGACCAGTGGCTGCATTTTTGACCTTTATTGGATCCATGGGTAATATACCATTAGCAGCCTTGCTCTTTGGTAAAGGAGTCAGCTTTGCTGGAGTGATGGCCTTTATTTTTAGTGATCTGGTGGTTTTCCCAGTGTTGCGCATCAATGCGAGATATTACGGTTGGAAGATGTCATTATTCATATTATTTCTACTATTTACTGCTTTGATAGGTGCAGCGCTAACCCTTCATTATGGTTTTGACTTACTCAACATGCTACCAGATCCCAGTCAGGTCAAAATTCAAGACAGTACGTATTTTAAGATAGACTACACCTTTTACCTCAACCTTACTTTCTTGGTAATATCAGGCTATTTGGTTTATCTGGGCTTTTTCAAAAAGAAAGACGTAGATCACAACATGAGTGAAATGGCGCCTAAAAGCGCACTGTTGGAAAGCATTATGAAATTTGCCGCACTGGCTTGTTATTTATGGCTTACCGGTGGATTAATCACCAAATTTTTTATCCTTTAG
- a CDS encoding DUF3667 domain-containing protein, translating to MERECKNCGHMLYVGHTHCASCGAKWIQNRITMRNVASDFSDMYLGLDTKFGHTFIDLFRKPEAVINGYINGRRVYYMDAVRYLLVALFITGIYVFVIKQTNVMDQYMEESGLLDSMAFANMGPEEIERQTALSSTMMDYQGVFLLLTIPILAIAGRITFWGRKYFNFTEHVVFYLYTYGHMVVVTTPISILLIYVSPTIFYYWSFVGFLFMFLHSAYCYKRSFNLDTGTMILKSLISIIVMVVMIILFIIIAAVLFIAFILLAEKLGYDVSSLVPGQST from the coding sequence ATGGAACGAGAATGTAAGAATTGCGGTCACATGCTTTATGTGGGACACACACACTGCGCTAGCTGTGGTGCCAAATGGATCCAGAACAGAATCACCATGCGCAATGTCGCTTCTGATTTTAGCGATATGTACTTGGGTCTCGATACGAAGTTTGGACATACGTTTATAGATTTATTCAGAAAACCAGAAGCCGTTATCAACGGATACATCAACGGTCGACGTGTCTATTATATGGATGCCGTTAGGTATTTATTAGTCGCCTTATTCATCACTGGTATCTATGTATTTGTTATTAAACAGACTAATGTCATGGATCAATACATGGAAGAATCTGGGCTACTTGACTCAATGGCGTTTGCAAACATGGGTCCAGAAGAGATCGAGAGACAAACCGCTCTTAGTTCTACCATGATGGACTATCAAGGTGTTTTTCTCTTATTGACGATCCCAATACTAGCCATCGCTGGCCGTATCACCTTTTGGGGTAGAAAGTACTTTAATTTTACGGAGCATGTGGTATTCTACCTATATACCTACGGGCACATGGTAGTGGTTACAACTCCTATAAGTATTCTTTTGATATATGTTTCGCCTACAATCTTTTATTACTGGTCGTTTGTAGGGTTTTTATTTATGTTTCTTCACTCTGCGTATTGCTACAAGAGATCTTTTAATCTAGATACAGGAACTATGATCCTAAAATCATTAATAAGTATCATAGTAATGGTTGTGATGATCATCTTATTTATTATCATAGCTGCGGTTTTGTTTATTGCCTTTATTTTACTGGCTGAGAAATTAGGTTACGATGTTTCCTCTTTAGTTCCTGGACAGAGCACCTAA
- a CDS encoding thioredoxin family protein, translated as MSLTPSTMLPLGTIAPSFELLDTVSGYRLSYEDIKGEKGTVVMFICNHCPYVIHVNEEIVRLANDYRVTGFGFVAISSNDVVKYPQDGPEFMEQVADKNDYPFPYLYDATQEVAKAYDAACTPDFYVFDNEDQLVYRGQLDDSRPKNGIPLTGRSIREALDALLGNKQVPENQKPSMGCGIKWKMQQ; from the coding sequence ATGTCATTAACGCCATCTACCATGCTGCCCTTGGGAACTATTGCTCCATCATTTGAATTGCTGGATACCGTATCTGGTTATCGTTTGAGTTATGAAGATATCAAAGGTGAAAAAGGAACCGTCGTCATGTTTATTTGCAATCATTGTCCTTATGTGATTCACGTCAATGAAGAAATTGTAAGATTGGCTAATGATTATCGTGTGACTGGTTTTGGCTTTGTGGCCATATCCAGTAACGATGTGGTAAAATATCCACAGGATGGCCCAGAATTTATGGAACAGGTCGCCGATAAGAATGATTACCCATTTCCTTATTTGTACGATGCCACCCAAGAGGTTGCAAAAGCTTATGACGCAGCCTGCACACCAGATTTTTATGTGTTTGACAACGAAGACCAACTGGTCTACCGCGGCCAGCTGGACGATTCCCGACCTAAAAATGGCATCCCGTTAACAGGCAGGTCCATTCGTGAAGCACTGGATGCCTTGCTGGGAAACAAACAGGTTCCTGAAAACCAGAAGCCCAGTATGGGATGTGGGATTAAGTGGAAAATGCAACAATAA